The sequence below is a genomic window from Chloroflexota bacterium.
TCTGCTCGCTGACACGACCCAAGTGTTGAGTGTGCCATTGGCGCTGCCAGCGGAGGACTTCCGGGGCTACGGGGTGGACGTGTGCGTGCAAGATGCGAACCAGCGGACAATCGCCGAGGCCAGCACGGCTCTCGATGTGCTGAGCAGTTGGGTTCTGGCGCCCCGCTATGGTTTCTTCGCCGATTTCGCGCCGGGCGAATTAGACTCGGCGGAACGGGCAGCCGAGTTATCCAAATACCATATCAATGTAGTCCAGTTCTACGATTGGATGTATCGCCATTATCAGCTTTTGCCCCCACCAGGCCAGGAAGTGTTCGTGGATGCTTTAGGGCGGCGACTCAGCATGGATACGGTGCGGGCCAAGATCGAAGCGGCTCACGAACACAATATGGCTGCCCTGGCATACGGCGCTATCTATGGGGCCGAGCCCGAATACTTTGCCCAGCACCCCGAGCAGGCCCTCTACAAATCGAGCGGTGAGCCCGAAAGTATTGAGCGCCTGTTCTACATCATGGATATCCGACGCGGTTCTCCCTGGCACAGACGCATCTTGGAAGAATTTCGCCTTGTGGTAACCGAACTCCCCTTCGACGGCATCCACCTCGACCAGTATGGGTTTCCGAAGGTAGCCCACGTGGGTGGGCCGCATGGGCCGCAGGTTTTTCTGGACGATCTCTTTCCACCCTTCATCGAAGACGCCGCAGCGGTCGTTGCTGCTGCTCGTCCTGGCGCAAAGGTGATTTTCAACAACGTGAACGACTGGCCGACTGAGAAGACCGCAACGACCAACCAGGCTGCAGTTTACATCGAGGTGTGGCCGCCCCACGACACATACTCTGACCTGCGCCATCTAATCCTTAAGGCGAAAGCATCTGCTTTTTCGGAGAAGCAGGTCATTCTGGCCGCTTACATCACGCCTCTTTGTATGGCTCGCGAAAATCCCGACATCCTACCACAGGCAGAGCAGGCTGCCCGATTGGCGTCCGCGGCCGTTTTCGCCTCTGGTGGGTTCCACCTTCTACCGGGCGAGCGAAACGGCGCCTTGTGCGATCCCTATTATCCGAAGTATAATACGTTGCGGCCCGAATTCGTGCCGATCATGCGGAGTCTCTACGATTTCGCCGTGCGGTACGAGAATTACCTTTTCGACCCCAGGCTAGTGGATACATCGGATCAGGTGGAAACATACCGAGTGGAAGGGCGCCGTTTCGGCCCCAATGCCCTGAAAGATTCGGTGTGGACCATCCGCCGCGAGCGCCCGGGGTTGGTCACCTTAAGTCTAATCAACCTGATTGGCCAGCCTCACAATTATTGGGACCTACCCCATCCACCGCCTGTGGCCCTGACAAACTTGGCAGTAACTATGACTACAGCCCAGCCTGTTCAGACCATGTACCTGGCCTCGCCAGACAGAGCAGGCGGGCGAGCGGAGCGGCTTGATTTTATAATCACTGAGTGGAATGGCAGACAGGCCGTGCGTTTCACCGTACCTGAGTTAGAAGCCTGGGACTTGCTCATCTTGCTTCTGGCACCTTGAGCAAGGTGATGGAGTAGCAGGTTGGAATCTTAGCGAGGAGGATTAGGCACTATGCATAATGCGCAACGCAATGTTGATTCTATCTGGTGGCGTGATGGCGTCATCTATCAGATCTACCCTCGTAGTTTCGCCGATGCCAATGGGGACGGGATTGGAGATCTGCGAGGTATTATCCACCATCTCGACTACTTAAATGATGGCACACCAAACTCACTGGGTATAGACGCCATCTGGCTTTCGCCTATCTACCCCTCACCAATGCATGACTTCGGGTACGACGTGAGCAACTACCACGACGTGGACCCGGTCTTTGGCACCTTGGCCGACTTCGATGAATTACTTGCTCAGGCCCACCAGCGGGGCATCCGCATCATCATGGATTTGGTGGTCAATCATACTTCCCACGAACACCCCTGGTTTGTGGAATCTCGTTCCAGCCGCGATAGCCCTAAGCGTGACTGGTATATCTGGCGTGATGCAGTGAACGGTCGCCCACCTAACAACTGGCAGGCGGCCTTCGGTGGCCCCGCCTGGACGTGGGACGAGGCAACAGGACAGTATTACCTGCATAGTTTTTTGCCCCAGCAACCGGACCTGAATTGGCGTAATCCTCAAGTGAAAGAGGCTGTGTTCCAGGAAATCCGCTTCTGGCTCGATCGAGGTGTGGATGGCTTCCGGTTGGACGTGGCCAATCGACTGGTGAAAGACGAACAATTGCGCGATAACCCCTTTCGCCTGGGTTTGCGGGCTTACGACCGGCAGTACCACATTCGCGAGGAAAATCAACCGGGTACCCACGAGGTGTGGAAAGCCTTCCGCAAATTACTGGATGAGTATCCGCAACGGATGAGTGTGGGCGAGGTGTACCACGATGACCCAGCCGTTACCGCTTCCTATTATGGAGATGGCACAGACGAACTGCACTTAGTTTTCAACTTTCTGTTTGCACGTTGCCCTTGGAGCGCACGCCGTTTTCACAAGGTGATTGAAGATTGGGAGCGCGCTGTGCCACCTGCCGGCTGGCCAACGTATGTGCTGAGTAACCACGACATGCCGCGCCATTACAGCCGTTATGCCGCCGGTGCCGATAGCGACGCCCGGGCAAAGGTGGCAGCAGCGATGCTCATCACTCTGCGGGGGACGCCTTTCCTGTACTACGGTGAGGAGATCGGGATGCGTGAGGTACACATCCCGCGCGACGAGATCCTGGATCCACCAGGCAAGCGCTATTGGCCGTTCTATCGGGGTCGCGATGGCTGCCGGACACCGATGCAATGGGACGACAGCCCTAATGCCGGCTTCAGCACAAGCAAGCCTTGGCTACGCGTTGGGCCGGATTACAGGCAAGTGAACGTTGCGGTGGAAAGTGCCGATCCGGATTCCGTCTTGAACTTCTATCGGCGGCTGATCTGGCTGCGCAAGTCGTCCCCTGCTCTGCAGCGTGGAAACTATCGGGCACTCATCGAGCGACCAACAGATGTGCTGGCCTATCTACGGGAGGGGGAAGACCAGGTGATACTCGTGTGCCTGAATTTCTCGCCACGCCCGAGGGTGGTGGATCTGAGCGGGATGGATCTGCCAGTGGGGGCGTGGCGGGTCGTCCTATCCAGCGAGCGGGCGGCGGAAGGAAGCATGTACCGAGGGAAGGTGGGTTTGTCCAGGTACGAAGTCTGTGTGATGGAAGGAGAGTGAGATGCCCCCAGCGGAATTCGAATCCGCGTCGCAGCCTTGAAAGGGCTGTGTCCTAGTCCACTAGACGATGGGGGCTCACTGGAAATTATAGAAGACGTTCTCTATCCGGTCAAGTTCCACCGTGACGCACTGGTCCCCAGTATTGTGGCGGCCAGTAGCATAGCACCGCCTTCCCAACCACGTAACTCATCGGCAGTGGCCCCCAGTTGTGCGAATCACTCGAATTGGCACGGTTGTCGCCCAGGACGTACAATTGGTCTTGGGCGACTATTATTGGCGGGGCGCTATAAGTGCTCTCCGCCGGCCCGTAGGGCTCGATCAGTGGCTGATCATTGATAAATACCTGGCCCATGCGGATCTCTACCTTCTCGCCAGGCAATCCCACTACACGCTTGATGAAATCCCGCGAGGGATCATTAGGGTAGCGAAAAACGATCACGTCACCACGAGCAGGCTTGCCAAATCGGTAGGCCAGGCGGTTCACCACCAGGTATTGGCCGTCATGGAAATTGGGCTCCATACTGTGGCCCTCGATGCGGAAGTTTTGCACTACGTTGCGAATCAGCAGGAAGAGTATGAGGGCCAGGGCAACAGTCTCGACCACATCCCAGATCAAACGCAATACGCCACCTCCTGGGCGTGACGGTGTCGTTGGCCGCGCGGAGTCCGGAGATGGCATTTCATTTTTCTCGTCGTGCAAGGTAACGCTCCTTGACATTCGATTGGGCTTAGTATTATAGTGTGATTGGCGGCAGAATGCAACGCAAGCCGAACATGCGGCGGGGACGATGCTTTGAGTCAGAGAGAGCGGGTTCCAGTCTCAGATAACGTCAAGATCTCTTGTTCTCGATTTAGCATCGGAGGCGGTTGGAGATGCGTTGTGGGGTTCTCCATCGCTCTCACTCTCCTTCTCTGCCCCGCCTGTTCTTACCACACTCAAGTAGACGTGGCGCAGGGACGTCTAGACTCTGCAGCGCCCTCGCTGGGCGATGGACATGTAATCGGTCAGACCTTCACGGCTCGTCGCCCGAATCTCAGCGCTATCCAGGTGCGTCTCGTTGTCTATGGCGGGGAGGAGGTCGAAGGACCGATTACAGTACACCTGCGCGCATCTCCTGGCGACTCCACCGATCTCGCTACCGCCAGCCTCGATCTGACTACCTACAAACACAATGTTCTTCTGCGCTTCGATTTCCCTCCTCAACGCAACTCCGCAGGCCAGCGATATTACTTTGCCTTGGAAAGCGCCGCTCCTGTGAGTGTCTGGTATAACTCGTGGGACGCCTATGGCGGCGGGCAACTCCATCTGGATGGCCAGCCGAGGGATGGCGACCTGGAGTTCACTACGTATTATCGTGATGACCTTGCCATTATGGCACATGATCTTTGGCAGATGAGCGCAACGTGGTTGACAGGTCTGATGGCAGTGATGCTCGTGCTCCTGGTGCCGGGTTACTTATTGCTCGAATGCCTGCCCTCTCCGCCAGATGACGACCCTCTGGTGAACCTAGCCCTGGCCGTGGGATTAAGCCTAGCGGTGTTACCAGTGGGATTGCAGTGGCTATCGGTCATTGGCTGTCACTTATCGGCCCTCTTTGCGCGCCTTCTATTTTTTGTCCTCACGCTCTTCCTCCTCCTTCGCTGGGCTAGGCGAGGGTTTGCTGACTTGCGAGCCTGGCTAGCCTTAAGGAATCGCCGCTACAGTCTGGCCGTGGGCGCGGTGCTTGGTCTCACCCTTGTGGTGCGACTGCTCCAAGTGCGCGGGTTAGTCTTGCCCCCGTGGGTGGATTCAGTACATCACAGTCTGATCGCTCAACTGATAGTCTCTGAGGGGCAAGTGCCGTCCTCTTACGAACCATTCCTGCCCATTGCCCGTTTCTATTACCACTTCGGCTTCCACACCCAAATAGCATTCACCGCTTGGCTCTCAGGATTGGACGTACCCACCACTATCCTAATATTCGGTCAGGTACTCAACGCCGCCAATGCACTGGCTGTATACCTCTTCGCAACGCGACTCACCGGACGGCGGCTGGCAGGTTTGGTGGCGGCGTTGGTAGTAGGGTTGGTGTCCTGGATGCCCGCGTATTATGTTACCTGGGGGCGCTATACACAATTGGCTGGGATGGCTCTTGTGCCGGCGGCACTGGCGCAAACGATAGACGCGACCGAGATGGGAGGAGAACGGCGGGTAGTCCTGGCAGCCGTAGGCTTGGCAGGTCTCTTCCTCACTCACGCGCGAGTGGCAATTTTCGCAGCGATCTTTCTGGGAGTCTATTGGGTGGATAGTTTCCTGCGGACGCGTCGCTTGGCCGTGGGAAGGGTGTTGGCCATATCGATAGGGGCGGCACTGCTGAGCCTGCCGTGGCTGGTCCGACTAGCAGAAACGTTCGTTATCGCACTCAGGGCATCACCGCAGAGCCTGCAAGGTGACGCGATCTACAATCGCATTCCCTGGGAACTGGTGTGGATCGGGCCTAATCGCGAATTGATGTTCTTGGCTGCTCTGGGGTTGTTGGCTGCACTGGTTCGGCGGCAGCATGGGGTGGTAGAGCTCACTGTAACCACGGGATTGGTAGCACTGGCCGTCAACCCAATGGCCTTGGGCCTGCCACCAACAAACCTGGTGAATAACCTCTCGGCGGTCATTGCCCTCTACCTGCCAGTTTCGGTGGGGGTCGGATGGTTGGCCGTGGTAGGCTACGACATAGTGGGACGTTCGTTGGGCCGCAGACTGGCGCAGTGGATGTTGGCACTCTTGTTAGCCATCGCAGGGGTCACGGGTGGGTGGCGGCTGATCCCTATTGTGAATCCCGTGACCATACTGGCTACAGCCGACGACCTGGCAGCCATGGCATGGATTCGCGAGCATACCCCGCCGGAGGCCGTCTTCCTTGTCAATACTTGGCACTGGCAATTAAATATCTACGTTGGCTCAGATGCAGGGTATTGGATACCCATTCTCACCGGACGGCGCAACACTATGCCACCGGCGATTTACCCAGCAGGCGATGCTGGCTATGTAACGAAGGTAAACGCGCTTGCAGAGGCAGTATCGAGGGCTGATCGGCTCAGTGAGGCGGAGTTCCGCCAATTGGTGCGGGATGCAGGGGCTACACACGTTTATGTGGGTTCGCGCGGTGGGGCGCTATCACCGGCCTGGCTAATCCAATATACTTGGCTGCGACCAATCTATCAGAATGGTGCAGTCTGGATATTCGAGGTCATAAGTGACAGGGCGTCATTCGAACTATCGCCCCAGACAGGGGCTACGTGTTTGCGTCCCGTCTCAGACGCGCGAAGCGGCGCTTGCCGACTTGCAGGATCATACCGTCGTGGATAGAGAAAGTTGCCTCGATGTTCTCCACTTTCTCGCCATTTACGCGCACACCGCCTTGCGCGATGGCTCGCCGCGCTTCGCTCCTGCTGCCCACTAATTGGGCCTCTATCAGCAGATCTACGATATTGAACGGCCCCTGCCCAGCGATGTGATGCTCCGGCATCTCACTGGGCAGTTCCCTATGTTGGAAGACGCGCACAAACTCCATTTCGGCCCTTGTCGCTGCCGCAGGGCCATAGAACATAGCCACGATCTCCCGTGCCAGGCGCATTTTCAAATCCCGCGGGTTCACGCTGCCTGCCGCCAAGGCATGTTCCATCTCCTTGATCTCCGGCATCGGCACGTCGGTCGCCATGACGAAATAGGGGATGAGGTACTCGTCGCTGAGCGACATCACTTTGCCATACATTTGGTCAGGCGGGTCATCTAAGTCAATGCTGTTGCCAAAAGATTTGCTCATCTTGCGTCCATCGGTGCCGGGCAAGAGATCCACCAAATACACGTCCTGGGGTGGCTGGCCTAGCATGGCTTGGAGTTCGCGGCCAGTCAGGATATTGAACTTTTGGTCAGTACCGCCAAACTCCACGTCGGCGCGGATGGCGACAGAATCATAGGCCTGTAAGATGGGATACATGATCTCCATGATAGTGAGCGGATTACCCTCTTCCCAGCGTTTGCGGAACGTTTCGTGTTGCATCATTTGGCCCAACGTGAAACGGCTGGTTAAATTGAACACGTCAGACAAGGTGAATTTGCCAAACCACTCGCTCTGCCAACGCACTTCAGTGCGAGATCGGTCCACCACGCGGAAGAACTGCTCCATATAGGTAGCAGCGTTTTGCTTCACTTGCTCCGCGCTGAGCATAGTGCGGCTTTCATCACGGCCGCTGGGGTCGCCGATCTGTGCTGTCCAATCGCCGACGATGAGCACCACCTGGTGCCCCAATTCCTGAAAGCGGCGCAATTTGCGCAGGCCGACCGCATGACCGATGTGCAGCGTCGGCTTGCTGGGATCAAAGCCCTGTTTCAGCCGTAACTGGCGGCCAGAGTTCAGTCGCTCGATTAATTCCTCTTTTACAATGATCTCTGCGACGGCTCTCTCCAGCAATTCCTCGCGTAGTTTGTCGTCCAGCATTGCATCTCACCTTGTATAGAAGATATTCTTGCAATGGCCTATAACACGCACACCCTGTTGTGAACGAATGCGACACATGCACCAAAAGGTCGGTACCAGCTGACGCGGGCAATTTTAACAAAGGGTGTGCTCCTCTGGCAACACGGCTGTAGCAACAACTTCACCAGGGGAAGCACCACCTCGGGCCAATTTAGCCTATATAAAAGTATATCATAGGAACCCTATCGAGGCAAAAAACTCTTAGTTCCGAGGTCCGCCTATTTACATACCATAGCCGAGAGCATTGCCTACGCTGAAAAAAACCATAACGGCGCTGATTTGCAGTGACCGGATCGGAATGAAGGCCTGTTTGCTACACGACAGCCTTTATTTGACCGCGGAAGGCGAGCGTGATATAATATATTAGAACGCTTGTTCGGAATCTCCGTGGAGGTGGGAAATGAAACGCGAAGAAGTACTGGCCATCTGCCGCAAGGCCCCAGATGTGGGTAAAGTAAAGCATGAGGATTTCGTAGATTACGTCGTTGTTTTGGAAACACCTCGCCGGATCGAAGGTGATTGGGTGATGGTGGAGACAGCGTACATGGCAGTGGACGGGAAACTGGCTATGGCCAACATGGATCATCGGCTGCAGGGCAAGCGGCTCGACTTCGAAGACCCAATTGTGCTGGTGGATAACGAGGAACAGTTGACTTTGATGGTCATCATCAATAGTGAGATCTACGGACGTCGACATGGCATCGCCACCTCGCGGAAGGTTGGCGGGACGGCTACGGAGGAGGCTTTCCCGTGGGAGGTAGCGGAGACATCGGCCATCGGGCGAGCACTCTCTGCAATGGGCTACGGTCTATTGCCAGGGGCAGGCTTGGCCTCGGCGGATGATATGCTACGCGTTGCCGCGTACGAAAAAGAGGCGGCCCGACGTCCTCGCAGCGTGGTCAAGCCGCCAGTTGCCTCACAGCGCAGGCCTCGCCAATCATCTGCGTTCCAGCGACGCAAGTTGGTGGAGATGTACAGCGAGGTGTACGAAGTTCCCGAAGACAAAGCTCAGACAGCTCTAAATGAGGCGTTCCAGCAACAATTTGGACACGGTTTGGAAGAGGCTACTTATGACGAAGGGGTTAAAATGACCGCCTGGTTGTTGCGGGAAAGGAAAGAAAAGGGGAAAGGTTGATCGGTTGCTATCAAATTTGACAAAGCCGCTGAAACACGGTAGCCTGGAGAACGCAAAATCTGGAGCGAGGAAGCAGCCCATGTGGAAGCGTCACATTCTTGTCTGTGGATTCTCAGCATTGCTGTTCCTTTCCACCGGTTTTCTGACACACGCCGACTGTCCCGACAACCGAGCGGTCAATAGCACCTTCGAGGAGGGAGCACGAAAGACCGAAGGCGAGGGCACCAGCCTTTCATCAGCAGTTGCCAACGGCTGGTATCCCTGGGCCATTTTAGGCGATGCTACCATTAATCGCGAACCTGAGTTTAAACTTGAGGATACGGATCTTTCACCCAGCCGATACCGGGCGCACAGTGGTCGTTACTCGCAGAAATTTTTCACCACTTTTGGTACGCATACCGCTGGGTTCTACCAGCGGATTCCTGCGCCAGCGGGGAGCACTGTCCATTTTTCTATCTGGGTGCAAATCTACACCGGCGAGGAGGAATTGCGCTCCGGTGGAGAGTTCATTTCGGACCTGCGTCGCCCCGGCAATTATCGAGTGTATGTGGGCATAGACCCTTGTGGCAACACCCCGTCCGGCTTTGGTGCGCCGCCACCGGATAGTGTGATCTGGTCAGAGCCAGTGATAGACCGCGAGACACGCCGTGAAAGCCCCGATGGTGTTATCTACGATGCCTGGGTACAACTGAGTGTTTCGGCTCCTGCTCAGTCAGATTACATTACGGTATACACTAGAGGCCAGCCCGAGTTCCCCGTGAAGCACAATGACTCCTTCTGGGACGACGCTTGCGTGATCATTGAGATCCCTCCGTCACCCACCCCTCGACCGACCAACACAACTCTGCCCACGGAGCCACCGACAGCGACCCCACTACCCACTGAGACGCCCCAACCAACTAAGACTTTGGCGCCATCACTCACACCAGTACCAAGCCCTTTGCCATCTACGACACCGGCTCCATCGCCAACGGTGATTGCTAGCGCTTCGGTTATTCCCACCCCACCGTTGTCAGGCGAGCAGAGTGCCAGTGATGAAATATTCCAGTGGCTGGCAATCTTTCTCTTGGCTGTGGCCACGATTTTCCTTTTCCTGGCTATCCGCCCGCGGAAGCACTAACAGAGTGTCTGAACCCTTTGTTCGCCAACCAACCGAACTTCAAAGCACGCGTCACCGCATCCTGTTCGTGATCCCCTCGTTAGGAGGTGGGGGTGCAGAGCGAGCCTGTATCAATATCTTGAGGGGCCTGGATCAAGAGTGGTTCGAGTGTGCCCTTTGCTTGTTTGCCAAAGAGGGTGCTTTCCTATCTGAGGTGCCGCCGGGCCTTCGTTCCTATGATCTACGCGGTCGCGTTCAATACGATCTGCGTCTGATTCCCCGGTTGTCCCGGATAGTACGCCATGAGCGACCTAGTGTGGTGCTTAGTTTCCTGCGCTATGCCAATGCTATTACAGTGTTAGCAGCCGCTTTCTCCCGCCCGCGTCCGGTCATTGTACTCAACGAGCAGAATTATCCCAGTGCAGAAATGCCCCGCTTCCGCTGGTTAAGATTCAGACGGACCGCAATACGCCGCCTCTACGCACAGGCCGATGTTATCACCGCCATCTCGGAAGGTGTGGCTAGCGACCTGACGACCACATTCCATGTGCCTCACAGTAGAATCGCCGTGATACCCAACCCAGTTGACGTGAACCGCATTCGGCTGTTGGCCCAAGAACCGGTGGACCATCCATGGTTCAACGGTGATGCGCCAGTGATCATCGCCGTTGGCCGATTGGAAGCACAGAAGGGATACCCTGACCTTATCGAGGCCTTTTCCATATTGCAGCGCGATGTGCCCGCCCGACTAGTAGTCCTGGGTGAAGGGTCCCAGAGAGAAGCACTGGAAGAATTGGCGCGTGAAAAACGGCTCGAGGACAAAGTAGTTTTCTGGGGCTTCCAGTCAAATCCCTATCGTTTTATGGCTCGCGCGGATGTTTTTGCTCTTTCCTCACTTTACGAAGGTTTCGGCAACGTAATTGTAGAGGCTCTGGCTCTCGGCCTACCTGTGGTGGCTACTGACTGTCAGTCTGGTCCCGCGGAAATCCTGGAGGGAGGGCGTTATGGGATGCTTGTGCCGGTGGGCCAACCGGATGCGATGGCCGAGGCCTTACGCTGCATCTTGCTGGACTCCGCACTAAGAGAACGACTGCGACGTGAGGGTCCCGCGCGGGCAGCCAACTTTGATTTACCCGTCATTGTAGAGCGTTACCATCATTTATTATCCGGTCTCCTGGAAGCAAGGGCGTCGAAATGCGCATCCTAATCACCACAGACATCTTCCCGCCCGATGTGGGTGGCCCGGCCACCTACGTGCCGCTCATTGCGGCACAACTCACAGCGCGCGGACACGAGGTCCATGTCCTGACTTACAGTCAGGATCATAGCGTTCCGGGAGACATGGATTATCCATTCCGCATCCAACGAGTGGTCATTAGAGGTTCGCGCCCTGCACGTTTTTGGCGGGTGGCCCGGCTGATCGCCCAATGGGGCCGAGAGGCTGACGTGTGGTATGTCAATGGCATGGGGTTGGAGGCTCGGCTGGCCGATCCACTG
It includes:
- a CDS encoding DUF3459 domain-containing protein; the encoded protein is MHNAQRNVDSIWWRDGVIYQIYPRSFADANGDGIGDLRGIIHHLDYLNDGTPNSLGIDAIWLSPIYPSPMHDFGYDVSNYHDVDPVFGTLADFDELLAQAHQRGIRIIMDLVVNHTSHEHPWFVESRSSRDSPKRDWYIWRDAVNGRPPNNWQAAFGGPAWTWDEATGQYYLHSFLPQQPDLNWRNPQVKEAVFQEIRFWLDRGVDGFRLDVANRLVKDEQLRDNPFRLGLRAYDRQYHIREENQPGTHEVWKAFRKLLDEYPQRMSVGEVYHDDPAVTASYYGDGTDELHLVFNFLFARCPWSARRFHKVIEDWERAVPPAGWPTYVLSNHDMPRHYSRYAAGADSDARAKVAAAMLITLRGTPFLYYGEEIGMREVHIPRDEILDPPGKRYWPFYRGRDGCRTPMQWDDSPNAGFSTSKPWLRVGPDYRQVNVAVESADPDSVLNFYRRLIWLRKSSPALQRGNYRALIERPTDVLAYLREGEDQVILVCLNFSPRPRVVDLSGMDLPVGAWRVVLSSERAAEGSMYRGKVGLSRYEVCVMEGE
- the lepB gene encoding signal peptidase I, coding for MRLIWDVVETVALALILFLLIRNVVQNFRIEGHSMEPNFHDGQYLVVNRLAYRFGKPARGDVIVFRYPNDPSRDFIKRVVGLPGEKVEIRMGQVFINDQPLIEPYGPAESTYSAPPIIVAQDQLYVLGDNRANSSDSHNWGPLPMSYVVGKAVLCYWPPQYWGPVRHGGT
- a CDS encoding tyrosine--tRNA ligase produces the protein MLDDKLREELLERAVAEIIVKEELIERLNSGRQLRLKQGFDPSKPTLHIGHAVGLRKLRRFQELGHQVVLIVGDWTAQIGDPSGRDESRTMLSAEQVKQNAATYMEQFFRVVDRSRTEVRWQSEWFGKFTLSDVFNLTSRFTLGQMMQHETFRKRWEEGNPLTIMEIMYPILQAYDSVAIRADVEFGGTDQKFNILTGRELQAMLGQPPQDVYLVDLLPGTDGRKMSKSFGNSIDLDDPPDQMYGKVMSLSDEYLIPYFVMATDVPMPEIKEMEHALAAGSVNPRDLKMRLAREIVAMFYGPAAATRAEMEFVRVFQHRELPSEMPEHHIAGQGPFNIVDLLIEAQLVGSRSEARRAIAQGGVRVNGEKVENIEATFSIHDGMILQVGKRRFARLRRDANT
- a CDS encoding glycosyltransferase, with product MSEPFVRQPTELQSTRHRILFVIPSLGGGGAERACINILRGLDQEWFECALCLFAKEGAFLSEVPPGLRSYDLRGRVQYDLRLIPRLSRIVRHERPSVVLSFLRYANAITVLAAAFSRPRPVIVLNEQNYPSAEMPRFRWLRFRRTAIRRLYAQADVITAISEGVASDLTTTFHVPHSRIAVIPNPVDVNRIRLLAQEPVDHPWFNGDAPVIIAVGRLEAQKGYPDLIEAFSILQRDVPARLVVLGEGSQREALEELAREKRLEDKVVFWGFQSNPYRFMARADVFALSSLYEGFGNVIVEALALGLPVVATDCQSGPAEILEGGRYGMLVPVGQPDAMAEALRCILLDSALRERLRREGPARAANFDLPVIVERYHHLLSGLLEARASKCAS